Proteins from a single region of Chloroherpeton thalassium ATCC 35110:
- the uvrA gene encoding excinuclease ABC subunit UvrA, whose translation MSQSSKPNHQNEPISLQNENPPVQKQAASLAEMPSEDSEKENSQFVSRHSGVFIKGARTHNLKNIDVAIPRNKLVVISGVSGSGKSSLAFDTLYAEGHRRYVESMSSYIRQFLERIPKPDVDFIQGIAPAIAIEQKTTSKNPRSTVGTVTEIYDYLRLLFARIGKTYSKDTNELVLKHTPEDVLFQVKLFEERTKFYIGFPFPHHKLAKKKERSFSDELQNLKQKGFTRIVKGETIFDLSSEQDENKLTKLNKSEQSELLVLTDRLAYREDEELFHRVTEAVETCFRESGGYATVRVLGGRDYQFSDKLELNGIEYEEPTPQLFAFNSPVGACPTCQGFGRIPGVDEDAVVPNKALSIRDGAIACWNSDKHSRHLRDLIRVASEHKIPLDEPYGSLSENAKKIIWQGAKNSDFLGVKGFFKEIEREAQYKMHYRVLLSRYRGYTVCPDCQGTRLRKDALQVRVAKMTLADIVEMTIGEAYQFFKNIEISRFDKAVASTILEEILRRLSYLVEVGLDYLTLSRPSQTLSGGESQRINLATSLGSSLVGSLYILDEPSIGLHQRDSARLIRILRKLRDIGNTVIVVEHDREIIEAADIILDLGPKAGRHGGELIFHGTYEDILQSASSVTGKYLTGKNIIPLPEKRREPDFSRAIEVQGAMENNLKNLDVKFPLGVMTCVTGVSGSGKSTLVTDILYLGLLKQKVGTAEKVGTHKALLGGEQISKIELVDQSPIGRTSRSNPATYLKIFDEIRSIFAHTTYAKAKGWEPGYFSFNIPGGRCETCAGEGVIHIEMQFLADIETVCEDCHGRRYKAETLSALYNGKSIADVLDMTVTEAIEFFQDHRALSRKLSILEDVGLGYLQLGQSASTLSGGEAQRLKLALHISSIESRNALFIFDEPTTGLHFDDIQKLIQCFNQLLAQGNTLIIIEHNLDVIKQADWIIDLGPDAGNRGGEIVAAGVPESIAAAEASFTGKYLKEYLI comes from the coding sequence ATGTCGCAATCCAGCAAGCCGAATCATCAAAATGAGCCAATCTCGTTGCAAAACGAGAACCCGCCTGTACAAAAGCAAGCCGCCAGTTTGGCAGAAATGCCATCAGAAGATAGTGAAAAAGAAAACAGCCAATTCGTTTCTCGTCATTCGGGCGTATTCATCAAGGGCGCTCGCACGCACAATTTGAAAAACATCGATGTGGCGATTCCGCGCAATAAGCTCGTCGTGATTTCCGGCGTGAGTGGTTCGGGAAAATCCAGCTTGGCCTTTGATACGCTTTACGCCGAAGGCCATCGGCGATATGTGGAATCGATGTCGTCCTACATTCGGCAATTTCTTGAGCGCATTCCCAAGCCTGATGTCGATTTCATTCAAGGCATTGCGCCGGCGATTGCCATCGAGCAAAAAACGACTTCGAAAAATCCGCGATCGACAGTTGGGACCGTCACGGAAATTTACGATTACCTTCGGTTGCTTTTTGCGCGAATTGGCAAAACCTATTCGAAAGACACCAATGAGCTCGTGTTGAAGCACACGCCGGAAGACGTGCTATTTCAAGTGAAGCTCTTCGAAGAGCGCACGAAATTCTACATCGGTTTTCCTTTTCCGCATCATAAGCTGGCCAAGAAAAAAGAGCGAAGCTTCAGCGACGAGCTGCAAAACTTGAAGCAAAAAGGCTTTACGCGAATTGTTAAAGGCGAGACGATTTTTGATTTGAGCTCGGAACAGGATGAAAATAAACTCACAAAGCTGAACAAATCGGAACAAAGCGAGCTCTTGGTACTGACAGACCGGCTGGCATATCGTGAGGATGAAGAACTTTTCCATCGGGTCACGGAAGCAGTGGAAACGTGCTTTCGCGAGTCGGGTGGTTACGCCACGGTTCGGGTGCTCGGTGGACGCGATTACCAGTTTAGCGATAAGCTCGAACTCAACGGCATTGAATATGAAGAACCAACCCCGCAGCTTTTCGCGTTCAATTCGCCCGTTGGTGCGTGTCCAACTTGCCAAGGATTTGGACGCATTCCTGGCGTGGATGAAGACGCCGTGGTTCCAAACAAAGCGCTTTCCATACGCGATGGCGCGATTGCGTGCTGGAATTCCGATAAACACTCTCGCCACTTGCGCGACCTGATCCGTGTGGCCAGCGAACATAAAATACCGCTCGACGAGCCTTACGGCAGCCTCAGCGAGAACGCAAAAAAAATTATTTGGCAAGGCGCAAAGAACAGCGACTTTCTTGGCGTCAAAGGATTTTTTAAAGAGATCGAGCGAGAGGCGCAATATAAAATGCACTACCGCGTGTTGCTCAGCCGCTATCGTGGCTACACGGTTTGTCCTGACTGTCAGGGTACGCGGCTTAGAAAAGACGCCTTGCAAGTGCGTGTTGCCAAAATGACCCTTGCCGACATTGTGGAAATGACTATCGGCGAGGCCTATCAGTTTTTCAAAAACATAGAAATTTCGCGTTTCGACAAAGCCGTTGCCTCCACGATTTTGGAGGAAATTTTGCGACGTCTGAGCTATTTGGTGGAAGTTGGGTTGGATTACCTAACGCTAAGTCGACCGTCGCAAACCTTAAGTGGTGGCGAATCGCAACGAATCAATTTGGCCACGTCGCTTGGCTCGTCGCTTGTGGGATCGCTTTATATTTTGGACGAGCCGAGCATTGGCTTGCATCAGCGCGACTCGGCACGACTGATTCGCATTTTGCGCAAATTACGCGACATTGGCAATACGGTTATCGTTGTCGAACACGACCGCGAGATTATAGAGGCGGCGGATATCATTTTGGATCTTGGCCCAAAAGCAGGCCGGCACGGCGGCGAGCTGATTTTTCATGGCACGTATGAAGACATTTTGCAAAGCGCATCGTCCGTTACCGGCAAATATTTGACCGGCAAAAATATCATTCCGTTGCCGGAAAAAAGGCGCGAGCCGGATTTCAGCCGAGCCATCGAAGTGCAAGGTGCGATGGAAAACAATCTGAAAAACTTAGATGTGAAATTTCCGCTCGGTGTGATGACTTGCGTTACGGGCGTGAGTGGTTCGGGAAAATCCACGCTCGTGACGGACATTTTATATCTCGGCTTGCTCAAGCAAAAAGTTGGCACTGCGGAAAAGGTTGGCACGCATAAAGCTCTTTTGGGTGGCGAGCAGATTAGCAAGATTGAGCTGGTTGACCAGTCGCCTATTGGCCGAACCAGCCGCAGCAACCCCGCCACGTATCTGAAAATTTTCGATGAAATCCGCTCCATTTTTGCGCACACCACCTATGCGAAAGCAAAAGGTTGGGAGCCTGGTTATTTTTCATTTAACATTCCGGGCGGTCGTTGCGAAACTTGCGCCGGCGAAGGGGTAATTCATATTGAGATGCAATTTTTGGCCGACATCGAAACCGTTTGCGAGGATTGTCATGGACGGCGCTACAAAGCCGAAACGCTTAGTGCGCTCTACAACGGAAAATCCATCGCCGATGTGCTCGACATGACGGTCACCGAAGCCATTGAGTTTTTTCAGGATCACCGAGCGCTTTCTCGAAAGCTGAGCATTTTAGAGGATGTCGGACTCGGGTATTTGCAGCTTGGCCAATCAGCGAGCACGCTTTCGGGCGGCGAAGCGCAGCGCTTGAAGCTCGCGCTGCATATTTCCAGCATTGAGTCGCGAAATGCGCTTTTCATCTTCGACGAACCGACCACCGGCCTGCATTTCGACGATATTCAAAAACTGATCCAATGCTTTAATCAGCTTTTAGCACAAGGCAATACTTTAATTATCATCGAGCATAACCTTGATGTGATTAAGCAAGCCGATTGGATTATCGATTTAGGTCCTGACGCCGGCAATCGGGGCGGAGAAATTGTTGCAGCAGGCGTGCCCGAAAGTATTGCGGCGGCAGAAGCATCTTTTACCGGCAAGTATTTAAAGGAATATTTGATCTGA
- a CDS encoding ABC transporter ATP-binding protein: protein MKSLLSLNKYLYKFRKYFFFGFFWIICTNVFLIISPKFIGAAIDEMKSDFDFSSITKHAILAILSSAASGFFLFKVRRSIIVASRLIEYDLKNDFYAHIQTLSLSFFKQTSTGDLMARATNDMNSVRNYFGPAIMYSINTVFRLVFTLSAMIAISPMLTLYALLPAPILSYSVYRIGQAVHKRTKVLQKRYADITSKVQENLSGIRVIKAYTREENEAEQFGVLNQKYYEQNLSLAKVQALFQTFTSGLLGISLIVMIWVGGGKVIHHEITIGEIAQFVIYLGVLTWPLISIGWVTNMVQRAAAAQKRINAIFEIAPEITDTPSCDRSISSLHGSIEFKHVSVAYPANPENPVLKQVSFSVPQGSKLAIIGATGSGKSSLVNLIPRFFDPTEGEILIDGISLKNIPLSVLRQHIGFVTQDHFLFSETIGKNIALGLQQNSLAEVETAAKQAAIYDDVMSFPAQFETMLGERGITLSGGQKQRTCIARALIRKPKILILDDALSAVDTNTESLILKQLDTATDGMTAIIISHRTSTVKNCDKILVLSEGEIAELGSHEELIEKDGLYAELYRKQLLEEELSSMD from the coding sequence ATGAAAAGCCTTTTAAGTTTAAATAAATATCTTTATAAGTTTCGGAAGTATTTCTTCTTCGGCTTTTTCTGGATTATTTGCACCAACGTATTTCTGATTATTTCTCCGAAATTCATTGGCGCGGCCATCGATGAAATGAAATCGGATTTTGACTTTTCATCGATTACCAAACATGCCATTCTCGCGATTTTATCTTCAGCCGCCAGCGGCTTTTTTCTTTTCAAAGTTCGCCGTAGCATTATTGTGGCCTCGCGGCTTATCGAATATGACCTTAAAAACGATTTTTACGCACACATTCAAACGCTTTCGCTCAGCTTTTTTAAGCAAACGAGCACTGGCGACTTGATGGCTCGCGCAACCAACGACATGAATTCGGTCCGAAATTACTTTGGCCCGGCCATCATGTATTCGATCAATACTGTTTTTCGCTTGGTCTTTACGCTTTCGGCCATGATCGCCATCTCGCCAATGCTCACGCTTTACGCACTTTTACCAGCGCCAATTTTAAGCTATTCGGTGTATCGAATCGGCCAGGCTGTGCATAAACGAACAAAAGTTCTCCAAAAACGCTATGCCGACATTACTTCGAAGGTTCAGGAAAATTTGTCGGGGATTCGTGTCATCAAAGCTTACACGCGCGAAGAGAACGAGGCTGAACAATTTGGCGTGCTCAATCAAAAATATTACGAGCAAAATCTTTCGCTCGCAAAAGTGCAAGCGCTTTTTCAAACTTTCACTTCTGGGTTGCTTGGCATTTCCTTGATTGTGATGATTTGGGTTGGCGGCGGCAAAGTCATTCACCACGAAATCACCATTGGCGAAATTGCTCAGTTTGTGATTTATCTCGGTGTTTTGACATGGCCGCTGATTTCCATCGGTTGGGTAACCAACATGGTCCAACGAGCGGCGGCGGCGCAAAAAAGAATTAACGCAATTTTTGAAATTGCTCCCGAAATTACCGATACGCCCAGCTGCGACCGCTCGATCTCATCGCTTCACGGCAGCATTGAGTTCAAACATGTCAGCGTTGCTTATCCTGCGAACCCAGAAAATCCGGTTTTAAAACAGGTCTCTTTTTCCGTTCCACAAGGCTCTAAACTGGCAATTATCGGTGCAACAGGCTCGGGAAAATCATCTTTGGTGAATTTAATCCCTCGCTTTTTCGATCCGACTGAGGGCGAAATTTTGATCGACGGCATTTCGCTCAAAAATATTCCCTTAAGCGTGCTGCGCCAGCACATCGGCTTTGTCACGCAAGATCATTTTCTTTTTTCCGAAACCATTGGCAAAAACATTGCGCTTGGCTTGCAACAGAATTCTTTAGCCGAGGTGGAAACAGCGGCCAAGCAAGCCGCCATCTACGACGACGTGATGTCCTTCCCCGCTCAATTCGAAACCATGCTCGGCGAACGCGGCATTACGCTTTCCGGCGGACAAAAACAGCGCACTTGCATTGCCCGCGCGCTCATTCGAAAACCGAAAATCTTAATTTTAGATGACGCGCTTTCTGCTGTTGATACCAACACGGAATCGCTTATTCTCAAGCAGCTCGATACGGCAACCGACGGCATGACCGCCATTATCATCAGCCACCGGACTTCCACGGTAAAAAATTGTGATAAAATTCTGGTGCTTTCTGAGGGAGAAATCGCCGAGCTTGGCAGCCACGAGGAATTGATTGAAAAAGATGGTCTTTACGCAGAGCTTTATCGCAAACAGCTGCTTGAAGAGGAACTCTCGTCTATGGATTGA
- a CDS encoding tetratricopeptide repeat protein, translating to MIQYQFKHQLGELISELRADVRSQKPQLRVIRINSPVFRIKLIGKLSQLSETKGIVVLETCFSTHANLMHQLENEIIRSNKKIDAIVVNSFGEAVKDHTNEEHVASLLDTLGRETSKIPASVIICLPTFILDIAYRRSPNFWRAISENIIEFKPHGELPKELEYNVDELSFSPNLKKRIEILEAKLADLRETADALPTELMPALIELGKTYFEDHQYEKSFEAYNETLHYQTESSNPIGYAQVMYNLGMILHIWGCYDKARNYYRVSEKVREEVSDIEGLASAKHQLGLLYQDLGEFDKSISYYKSSISDNKQLENTKGIVNTLINFGGILEEIGLYKEAVEKYHEAFELARKIGAQRHMALSLAYTGRVYEEKRMHRGSVKYFIAAQTLCEKLNLNYKIVINESLLRIKEQLGADEFEKIVEESKRLTRRKRDESQ from the coding sequence TTGATTCAATATCAGTTTAAGCATCAATTAGGTGAGCTTATTTCAGAATTACGTGCGGATGTTCGCTCACAAAAGCCACAATTACGTGTCATTCGAATTAATTCTCCTGTTTTCCGCATTAAGCTTATTGGAAAGCTTTCTCAGCTTTCGGAAACCAAAGGCATTGTTGTGCTTGAGACATGCTTTTCAACACATGCCAACCTCATGCACCAGCTTGAAAACGAGATTATTCGCTCCAATAAAAAAATCGATGCGATCGTTGTCAATAGTTTTGGGGAAGCGGTCAAAGATCACACGAACGAAGAGCATGTTGCCTCTCTTTTAGACACACTTGGCCGTGAAACATCTAAAATTCCAGCCTCTGTTATTATTTGCTTGCCAACATTTATTCTTGACATTGCTTATCGGCGTTCGCCAAATTTCTGGCGAGCCATTTCTGAGAACATTATCGAGTTTAAACCCCACGGGGAATTGCCAAAAGAACTCGAGTACAACGTGGATGAACTCAGCTTTTCGCCAAATTTGAAAAAACGCATCGAAATTCTTGAGGCAAAACTTGCCGACCTTCGCGAAACTGCCGACGCGCTCCCCACCGAATTGATGCCAGCTTTGATCGAGCTCGGCAAAACATACTTTGAAGATCACCAATACGAAAAATCATTTGAGGCTTACAACGAAACCTTGCACTACCAAACAGAATCGAGCAACCCGATTGGATATGCGCAAGTCATGTATAATCTTGGGATGATTTTGCACATTTGGGGCTGCTACGATAAAGCCAGAAATTATTACCGCGTCAGTGAAAAGGTGCGCGAGGAAGTCTCCGATATAGAAGGGCTTGCCAGCGCCAAGCATCAACTCGGACTACTTTATCAAGATTTAGGGGAATTTGATAAATCCATCAGCTACTACAAAAGCAGTATTTCCGATAACAAGCAGCTCGAAAATACAAAGGGAATTGTAAACACGCTGATTAACTTCGGTGGCATTTTAGAGGAAATTGGGCTCTACAAAGAAGCGGTGGAAAAATATCACGAAGCCTTTGAACTCGCACGCAAAATTGGCGCTCAGCGACACATGGCGCTTTCGCTTGCCTATACGGGACGCGTCTACGAGGAAAAAAGGATGCACAGAGGCAGCGTGAAATACTTTATTGCTGCGCAAACCCTTTGCGAAAAGCTAAATTTGAATTATAAAATCGTTATCAACGAAAGCCTCTTGCGAATCAAAGAACAGCTTGGCGCTGATGAATTTGAAAAAATTGTTGAGGAATCCAAACGGCTTACTCGTCGCAAAAGAGACGAGTCACAATAA
- a CDS encoding ATP-binding protein — MSKYRDIIISVALFLILDVGVLILNFIISAQIKQDAISVGLAGREMMLSQRIVKATFQIHFIQNYGRGEGKRIDAPREELKQAAALFEQTLEGYKEGKKVLDENLEPVYLPKVEEPQTQEIVTRALAIWRPFRRKLEPMITARDSVDLAVSINTIIHALRADSKLLDLMSDLSFDLQSKAGNRAEILRLIQSGGIVLALVNFLILLFHFIGKLRQRDEEIERYSQGLEEMVAARTKELRQSQQQLIQLNENLEVMVENRTKQLRDSQAQLIQSEKMASLGQMVAGIAHEINTPLGYVRSNIEAIKETQSEISVLAKQFEVTQKKLILGELDDFETVLRRNHFLLKELLRNPAYLQAGLLLDGAVEGLDKIQDLVINLKNFSRLDEADMKEVDLSAGLDTALKIAHNVLKYRVEVTRDYGKLPLVKCYPAQLNQVFLNILINAAQACEKPDREDYQGNIKIKTGVELNKVYIEISDNGVGIPEEKLSKIFEPFYTTKPVGQGTGLGLSIVYQIMERHNGKITAKSKLGEGTTFRIELPLTASTASESSTSGLFTEEEPETSLFKS; from the coding sequence ATGAGTAAATATCGTGATATTATTATTTCGGTGGCGTTATTTCTCATTCTTGATGTAGGTGTGCTGATACTGAATTTCATCATTTCAGCGCAAATTAAACAAGATGCGATTAGCGTGGGGTTGGCCGGTCGGGAGATGATGCTCTCGCAACGAATTGTAAAAGCAACGTTTCAAATTCATTTTATCCAAAATTACGGACGAGGTGAAGGCAAACGGATCGATGCGCCAAGAGAGGAACTCAAGCAAGCTGCTGCGTTATTTGAGCAAACGTTAGAAGGTTATAAAGAAGGCAAAAAAGTCTTGGATGAAAATCTTGAGCCGGTATATTTGCCGAAAGTGGAAGAGCCGCAAACTCAAGAGATTGTGACACGAGCACTGGCAATTTGGCGGCCTTTTCGACGAAAACTTGAACCCATGATCACCGCGCGCGATAGTGTAGACCTTGCAGTTTCGATTAACACGATTATCCACGCGCTGCGTGCGGATTCTAAGCTCCTTGACTTGATGAGTGATCTCTCTTTTGATCTTCAAAGCAAAGCGGGTAATAGAGCCGAAATTCTGCGATTGATTCAAAGCGGCGGTATTGTCTTAGCGCTTGTCAACTTTCTTATTTTGCTTTTCCACTTCATTGGAAAACTCCGGCAGCGTGATGAGGAAATCGAGCGATATTCTCAGGGGCTTGAAGAAATGGTGGCTGCGCGAACGAAAGAGCTTCGACAATCACAGCAGCAATTGATTCAGTTAAATGAGAATCTGGAAGTTATGGTTGAAAATCGAACAAAACAGCTTCGCGATTCACAAGCTCAGCTCATTCAGTCCGAGAAAATGGCGTCGCTGGGTCAGATGGTTGCTGGTATTGCTCACGAGATTAACACGCCTCTTGGATATGTGCGAAGCAATATAGAGGCGATCAAAGAAACACAATCGGAGATTTCCGTTTTAGCCAAGCAGTTTGAAGTCACGCAGAAAAAGTTGATTTTAGGCGAATTAGACGATTTTGAAACAGTGCTCAGAAGAAATCACTTTCTGTTGAAGGAGTTGTTGCGTAACCCTGCATATTTGCAAGCGGGACTTTTATTGGATGGTGCAGTAGAGGGCTTGGATAAAATTCAGGATTTGGTCATTAATCTTAAAAACTTCTCCAGGCTTGATGAAGCCGATATGAAAGAAGTTGATCTTAGTGCAGGACTCGATACGGCATTGAAAATTGCGCATAATGTGTTGAAATATCGAGTAGAAGTAACGCGAGACTATGGAAAATTGCCGTTGGTTAAGTGTTATCCCGCTCAGTTGAACCAGGTTTTTTTGAATATTCTTATCAACGCAGCACAGGCTTGCGAAAAACCAGATCGAGAAGACTATCAAGGAAATATCAAGATTAAAACGGGCGTTGAGCTCAATAAGGTTTATATTGAAATTAGTGACAATGGCGTTGGGATTCCTGAAGAAAAGCTATCTAAAATATTTGAGCCATTTTACACCACAAAGCCTGTTGGTCAAGGTACAGGGTTAGGACTCTCCATTGTGTATCAGATTATGGAAAGACATAATGGAAAAATTACTGCGAAAAGTAAACTTGGCGAGGGCACGACTTTTAGAATTGAACTTCCACTGACAGCAAGTACAGCTTCAGAGTCAAGTACGTCGGGATTATTTACTGAAGAAGAGCCTGAAACATCGCTATTTAAATCGTAA
- a CDS encoding response regulator, translating into MKYTILFVDDEPQVLISLSIVFQKDYNVLTAQSGIAALEIIRRTPLVHVIVSDQRMPGMPGVELLKSVKEISPTTMRILLTGYADLDAVIGSINVGDVFRFVNKPWKNDKLRETVRLACQISEKMNNLYVQHQNVQPGVEQADFHLDARLLVVDANKAHLQAIKELFVNDYTVYTASTIEQAFQFIKSTPISVLITEAMIGETDGVDFLAAVREEQPDTVPILLSDSKDAALAVRLINQGRVFRYLIKPFKREVLKTAVQSAVSQYNLFRKRPSMNLRRQEEELLVKGSEENVTIQQVNELLDRARQNMKNRTTY; encoded by the coding sequence ATGAAGTATACGATCTTATTTGTTGATGATGAACCACAAGTGCTGATCTCTCTGTCTATTGTTTTTCAGAAAGATTACAATGTACTAACGGCTCAGAGCGGCATAGCAGCATTGGAGATTATTAGAAGAACTCCTCTTGTCCATGTGATTGTTTCAGACCAGCGGATGCCTGGAATGCCAGGTGTTGAGTTGCTAAAATCGGTCAAAGAAATTAGCCCAACCACCATGCGCATTCTTTTGACGGGCTATGCCGATTTAGATGCAGTGATCGGCTCCATCAATGTCGGTGACGTTTTTCGCTTCGTCAATAAGCCATGGAAAAACGATAAGTTAAGAGAAACGGTGCGGTTGGCTTGCCAAATATCGGAGAAGATGAACAATCTTTATGTTCAGCACCAAAATGTCCAGCCTGGAGTTGAACAAGCCGATTTCCATCTTGATGCCCGGCTTTTGGTAGTCGATGCGAACAAAGCCCATCTACAAGCTATCAAGGAATTATTTGTAAATGACTATACCGTTTATACTGCATCAACCATCGAGCAGGCCTTTCAATTTATCAAATCCACTCCTATCAGCGTATTGATTACGGAAGCCATGATTGGTGAAACGGATGGTGTTGATTTCCTTGCGGCGGTTCGGGAAGAGCAACCCGACACGGTTCCCATTTTATTAAGCGATAGCAAAGATGCCGCATTGGCTGTTAGGTTAATTAATCAAGGGCGTGTTTTCCGTTATTTGATCAAGCCGTTCAAGCGAGAAGTTCTGAAAACGGCAGTGCAATCAGCGGTCAGTCAGTATAATTTGTTCCGCAAACGGCCAAGCATGAACTTGCGTCGCCAGGAAGAGGAGTTGCTGGTTAAAGGCTCTGAGGAAAACGTTACCATTCAGCAAGTCAATGAACTCTTGGACAGGGCTCGCCAAAATATGAAAAATCGGACTACTTATTAG